Proteins encoded by one window of Sebaldella sp. S0638:
- a CDS encoding OmpA family protein gives MKRKIVLLLFVLAAFSTARPFTTKQMRNDTIRINALEVEFVEETPAAQKPKQNGSGEVKKIIRLNENKLYFDFDDSRIKPEYYGVLREMVTEIKEMDSDVVIRGYTDSKGTDEYNNRLSLRRAEAVRDKLTEFGLEPGRIIKVEGMGKRNPVAPNTNKDGSDNPAGRASNRRIELELVK, from the coding sequence ATGAAAAGAAAGATAGTATTGTTATTATTTGTACTGGCGGCTTTTAGTACAGCAAGACCGTTTACTACAAAGCAGATGAGAAATGATACAATAAGAATAAATGCCCTTGAAGTGGAATTTGTGGAGGAAACTCCTGCGGCACAAAAGCCGAAACAAAATGGAAGCGGAGAAGTAAAAAAAATAATACGTTTGAATGAGAATAAACTGTATTTTGATTTTGACGACAGCAGAATAAAGCCGGAATATTACGGCGTACTGAGAGAAATGGTAACAGAGATAAAGGAAATGGACTCTGATGTGGTAATAAGAGGTTATACAGATTCTAAAGGAACTGATGAGTACAATAACAGACTTTCACTGAGAAGAGCCGAGGCTGTGAGAGATAAATTAACGGAATTTGGTCTGGAGCCGGGAAGAATAATCAAGGTAGAAGGTATGGGGAAACGGAATCCTGTTGCACCTAATACAAATAAAGACGGAAGTGATAATCCGGCAGGGCGTGCTTCAAACAGAAGAATTGAACTGGAACTTGTGAAATAG
- a CDS encoding bifunctional 2-polyprenyl-6-hydroxyphenol methylase/3-demethylubiquinol 3-O-methyltransferase UbiG, with product MKENKYDDEKFFNQYKKMARSTGGLEAAGEWHEFRKMMPDFQGKRVLDLGCGFGWHCRYAADNGAKSVTGVDISEKMLEKAREMTESPVIEYILMPVEEVSYPKESFDVVLSSLTFHYIDSFRNICKKISDFLTDGGHFVFSVEHPVFTAYGTQDWYYDKNGERIHWPVDRYFSEGLRKANFLGVEVMKYHKTLTTYINDLIWAGFEITGFMEPKPEESMMREIPEMQDELRRPMMLLISAKKRKA from the coding sequence TTGAAAGAAAATAAATATGATGATGAGAAATTTTTTAATCAGTATAAAAAAATGGCAAGATCAACTGGTGGTTTAGAAGCAGCAGGAGAATGGCATGAATTCAGAAAAATGATGCCGGATTTTCAGGGTAAACGTGTATTGGATCTGGGATGCGGTTTTGGATGGCATTGCAGATATGCGGCAGATAACGGAGCAAAATCTGTGACAGGGGTGGATATATCAGAGAAGATGCTGGAAAAAGCAAGAGAAATGACAGAGTCGCCGGTAATTGAATATATTTTAATGCCTGTGGAAGAAGTGAGTTATCCGAAAGAAAGCTTTGATGTGGTGCTTAGCTCTCTGACTTTTCACTATATAGATTCTTTCAGAAATATATGTAAAAAAATATCGGATTTTCTCACTGATGGAGGGCACTTTGTTTTTTCCGTGGAGCATCCGGTGTTTACGGCATATGGTACACAGGACTGGTATTATGATAAAAACGGAGAACGGATTCACTGGCCTGTAGACAGATATTTTTCAGAAGGACTTAGAAAAGCTAATTTTCTTGGTGTGGAAGTGATGAAATATCATAAGACACTTACTACTTATATAAATGATCTTATATGGGCAGGCTTTGAAATAACCGGCTTTATGGAACCGAAACCTGAAGAGTCAATGATGAGGGAAATTCCCGAGATGCAGGATGAATTAAGACGTCCAATGATGCTTCTTATTTCGGCTAAAAAAAGAAAAGCATAA
- a CDS encoding nuclear transport factor 2 family protein translates to MKTPETIVQEQLDFYNIHDLENFLSMYHNDIKIFNLLDNSIILSGKEQLREKCIERFHVLKVHARLKNRIVMGNKIIDHSEVAGLVKDKAVEMAAVYEIQDGLIKNLWFIYN, encoded by the coding sequence ATGAAAACACCCGAAACTATAGTTCAGGAACAACTGGATTTTTATAATATTCATGATTTGGAAAATTTTCTTTCTATGTATCATAATGACATAAAAATATTTAATCTTCTTGATAACTCAATTATTTTAAGCGGAAAAGAACAGCTCAGGGAAAAATGTATCGAAAGATTTCATGTTCTAAAAGTTCATGCCAGGCTTAAAAACAGGATTGTTATGGGAAATAAAATAATAGATCATTCAGAAGTCGCGGGACTGGTAAAAGATAAAGCCGTAGAAATGGCAGCTGTTTATGAAATACAAGATGGTCTTATCAAAAACCTATGGTTTATTTATAATTAA
- a CDS encoding histidine phosphatase family protein: MSKNTEFLFVRHGITELNVKKVYFGQLNPPLIAEGIQQIHNAKKNVADESISLFYSSDLKRCTESAEIINEHLNLNIIEKPGFRELNFGIFEGLSHQELMGRYPEEAELFFKNWENYQIPDGESIHDFMMRAVNEIEDIKKSHKGEKILITTHSGVIQAVLSFYFTGNLEAYWKFRFNHGSITKLCFDHSDFAFLEYVNRV, from the coding sequence ATGAGTAAAAATACGGAATTTCTATTTGTACGGCATGGCATTACAGAACTGAATGTGAAAAAAGTATACTTTGGACAGCTTAATCCGCCTCTTATTGCTGAAGGAATTCAGCAGATTCATAATGCAAAAAAGAATGTTGCCGATGAAAGTATCAGTTTATTTTATTCCAGTGACTTAAAAAGATGTACCGAGTCTGCGGAAATTATAAATGAACATCTTAATCTCAATATTATAGAAAAGCCCGGATTCCGTGAGCTGAATTTTGGAATTTTTGAAGGATTGAGCCATCAGGAATTAATGGGCAGATACCCTGAAGAAGCAGAACTTTTCTTCAAAAACTGGGAAAATTATCAGATTCCTGACGGGGAAAGTATACACGATTTTATGATGAGGGCTGTTAATGAAATTGAGGATATAAAAAAATCCCATAAAGGTGAAAAAATCCTTATAACAACACATTCTGGTGTTATACAGGCAGTTCTTTCATTTTATTTCACAGGAAACCTTGAAGCTTACTGGAAATTCAGATTTAACCATGGTTCTATAACAAAACTCTGCTTTGATCACTCTGATTTTGCTTTTTTGGAGTATGTTAACAGAGTATAA
- the cobS gene encoding adenosylcobinamide-GDP ribazoletransferase produces MIKQFILLTQFMTRIPVPLKTEYSDKDFGKSIKYFPVLGLLIGGLLYLTYFAVSKFTDSRLLIAVCIVIAETVITGGIHLDGLADTFDGLFSYRPKDKILEIMKDSRIGTNGAIVLIIYFLLKTFLLAEADIKYIIIMPVIARLATVTNAGLGTYARKSGMSNAIMDYNSKSDILISLVITSVICFFLAGFKGLISVFVCLAFIIYFLFYVTKKIDGITGDTMGASLEMTSILVLITGVILK; encoded by the coding sequence TTGATAAAACAATTTATTCTGCTTACACAGTTTATGACACGTATTCCTGTTCCATTGAAAACTGAATATAGTGATAAGGATTTCGGAAAATCAATAAAATATTTCCCGGTTTTAGGCTTGCTGATCGGGGGACTGTTATACCTTACTTATTTCGCCGTATCGAAATTCACAGACAGCAGACTCCTTATCGCAGTTTGTATTGTTATTGCAGAGACCGTTATTACCGGCGGAATTCATCTGGACGGACTGGCTGATACATTTGACGGTCTTTTCAGCTATCGCCCGAAAGATAAAATACTGGAAATAATGAAAGATTCCAGAATAGGAACTAATGGAGCAATAGTTTTGATAATATATTTTCTGTTAAAAACATTCCTTCTTGCAGAAGCGGATATAAAATATATTATTATAATGCCTGTTATTGCAAGGCTCGCCACGGTTACCAATGCCGGTCTCGGAACATATGCCAGAAAAAGCGGCATGAGCAATGCAATAATGGACTATAATTCTAAGTCTGATATTTTGATTTCGCTGGTCATTACTTCTGTAATATGCTTCTTTTTAGCAGGATTCAAGGGTTTAATATCTGTTTTTGTATGTCTGGCTTTTATTATATACTTTTTATTTTATGTCACAAAAAAAATTGACGGAATCACAGGGGATACTATGGGTGCGAGCCTTGAAATGACCAGTATTCTTGTGCTTATCACGGGAGTGATTTTAAAATGA
- a CDS encoding DUF5958 family protein, with amino-acid sequence MLNEIMLNLYAQEGISRQKAEEYFENLNEYEKKEFTDDLLFLALGSNVNERQLDTALENSGYRNTINYYNMLKSRRGVFRNNLSRLKYLEGKSFKQGFMLLLELFKEAYKYKNHQCQQNEGKCNHWWHRDLSDENILNLILTGNFGKSAGETGRIIRIIKEISGK; translated from the coding sequence ATGTTAAATGAGATAATGTTAAATTTATATGCTCAAGAAGGAATATCAAGGCAAAAAGCGGAAGAGTATTTTGAAAACCTGAATGAATATGAAAAAAAAGAATTTACTGATGATCTTCTCTTTCTGGCATTAGGCTCTAATGTTAACGAAAGACAGCTTGATACAGCACTGGAGAATTCAGGGTATAGAAATACAATTAATTACTATAATATGTTGAAAAGCAGAAGAGGTGTTTTTAGAAATAATTTATCCAGACTAAAATATCTCGAAGGAAAATCTTTTAAACAAGGGTTTATGCTATTGTTAGAGTTATTCAAAGAAGCATATAAATATAAGAATCATCAGTGCCAGCAAAATGAAGGGAAATGTAACCACTGGTGGCACAGGGATTTATCAGATGAGAATATTTTAAATCTGATACTCACCGGTAATTTTGGAAAATCTGCCGGTGAAACCGGACGAATCATAAGGATAATAAAGGAAATATCCGGTAAATAA